A genomic window from Paenibacillus sp. FSL K6-0276 includes:
- a CDS encoding dihydroorotase, translating to MTVIIRNASVLNKEGLLERKHIVLEEGVISALIDGNEAAPEAGEIIDAEGKLLIPGLIDMHVHLREPGFEHKETVETGSRSAAKGGFTTIACMPNTRPVTDTPEIVQFVKDKAREAGLVKVLPYAAITKNELGRELTDFAALKEAGAIGYTDDGVGVQSAQMMKDAMNIAAALDMPVIAHCEDNSLVEGCCVAEGEFARKHGLKGIPNESEAIHVGRDILLAEATGVHYHVCHVSTEQSVRLIRQAREIGIKVTAEVCPHHLLLSEEDIPGLDANWKMNPPLRSRRDVEACIEGLLDGTLDMIVTDHAPHSEEEKAKGMQLAPFGIVGFETAFPLLYTAFVATGKWDLSLLVQRMTADPARVFRLNTGVMDIGAPADLTLIDLEQEKEVDPGSFASKGRNTPFGGWKLKGWPVMTWVDGKAVWTEKN from the coding sequence ATGACAGTGATTATTAGAAACGCCAGCGTATTGAATAAGGAAGGCTTGTTAGAGCGGAAACATATTGTACTTGAAGAAGGTGTTATCTCGGCCTTAATCGATGGAAATGAAGCTGCACCAGAAGCTGGAGAGATCATTGATGCTGAAGGCAAGCTGCTCATTCCGGGACTCATTGATATGCATGTGCACTTACGCGAACCGGGATTTGAACACAAGGAAACAGTGGAAACCGGAAGTCGCTCGGCTGCCAAAGGCGGATTTACAACCATCGCTTGTATGCCTAATACTCGCCCGGTAACAGATACTCCGGAAATCGTACAATTTGTGAAAGACAAAGCGCGTGAAGCAGGACTAGTTAAAGTACTTCCTTATGCGGCCATTACTAAAAATGAGCTCGGACGTGAGCTGACTGATTTTGCGGCGCTTAAAGAAGCTGGAGCTATTGGTTATACCGACGACGGCGTGGGCGTGCAAAGTGCTCAAATGATGAAAGATGCAATGAACATCGCCGCAGCACTGGATATGCCAGTCATCGCTCACTGCGAGGATAATTCACTGGTTGAAGGCTGCTGTGTAGCCGAAGGTGAGTTCGCAAGAAAGCATGGCCTGAAAGGAATTCCAAATGAGTCGGAAGCCATCCATGTTGGACGCGATATTTTGCTGGCTGAAGCGACAGGCGTTCATTACCATGTATGCCATGTAAGTACTGAACAATCGGTGCGACTGATTCGCCAAGCGAGAGAGATCGGTATTAAAGTAACTGCTGAGGTGTGTCCGCATCACTTACTGCTCTCTGAAGAAGATATTCCAGGCCTTGATGCGAATTGGAAAATGAACCCGCCGCTACGCTCCCGCCGCGATGTTGAGGCGTGTATCGAAGGTCTGCTTGACGGCACACTAGATATGATTGTTACGGATCACGCGCCACATAGTGAGGAAGAGAAGGCTAAAGGCATGCAACTTGCACCTTTTGGTATCGTTGGATTCGAAACAGCTTTCCCTCTACTATACACAGCGTTTGTAGCAACCGGGAAATGGGATTTATCCTTACTAGTACAAAGAATGACTGCTGATCCTGCACGGGTATTCAGACTGAACACCGGTGTGATGGATATCGGAGCTCCTGCAGATTTGACGCTGATTGATCTGGAGCAAGAAAAAGAAGTAGACCCAGGTTCTTTTGCAAGTAAAGGACGGAATACTCCTTTTGGTGGTTGGAAGCTTAAGGGCTGGCCAGTAATGACATGGGTAGACGGCAAAGCCGTATGGACTGAGAAAAACTAG
- the pyrR gene encoding bifunctional pyr operon transcriptional regulator/uracil phosphoribosyltransferase PyrR: protein MVTEKNVIMDETAIRRALSRIAHEILEKNKGIENCLLVGIRTRGVYLAQRIAERIKEIEGVEIPYGELDITHYRDDREVEGSEAVVKSNVIITSGSDGIHDKKVILFDDVLYTGRTIRAAMDALMDCGRPRMIQLAVLADRGHRELPIRPDYIGKNVPTSKHEQIEVALKEYDGKDEVYIISNREER from the coding sequence ATGGTTACTGAGAAAAATGTGATTATGGACGAAACGGCGATCCGCCGGGCATTATCCCGTATTGCTCATGAGATTTTGGAGAAGAACAAAGGGATTGAGAACTGTCTGCTGGTCGGCATCCGGACACGAGGCGTATACCTGGCACAGCGCATCGCTGAGCGCATCAAGGAGATTGAAGGCGTCGAGATTCCTTACGGCGAACTCGACATTACGCATTACCGGGATGACCGTGAAGTAGAAGGCAGTGAAGCGGTAGTGAAGAGTAACGTCATTATTACTTCCGGCAGTGATGGCATCCATGATAAGAAGGTTATTTTGTTCGACGATGTGCTTTACACCGGACGAACCATCCGCGCGGCAATGGACGCTTTGATGGATTGCGGACGCCCACGAATGATTCAACTGGCAGTATTGGCTGACCGTGGACACCGCGAGCTGCCGATCCGGCCAGACTACATCGGTAAGAATGTACCTACCTCAAAGCATGAGCAGATTGAAGTGGCGCTGAAGGAATACGACGGCAAAGATGAGGTCTACATTATTTCAAACCGGGAGGAACGATAA
- a CDS encoding IS4 family transposase gives MGTIPNQSVICKCLDLLPLSDEAFPLFNHRRRLTLVKAVKLLVEAQLNQRADLDEISQALRANRELQQAVGLKSISPSQVVRTLDNLPLEVLQRVWLLLTQQVAQMYPEQGVTGLGKLHLIDSTSLSLPELAGKWAYCSKHSNGVKVHLKLVIADSDTVYPTQVICSTLGVADSEVALDLVVDKDAIHVLDRGYRVYRLYETWLEQGLRFVARIQQNSRTLVLHEREVAPHTPVLRDADVLVSYKNAEKQLVEVQLRLVEYTDEKGRQYRVITNVWDKTAEQISEIYHHRWLIEIFFKWMKQHVSLIHLYSSREKAVWNQIFLALIGYALVLLLRNETDAAQSPWSFLKLLRCYMCQAWNRFLQELQRKPEKFSKGRQKKGKTGRPQTKPKKYKTVKKYANQ, from the coding sequence ATGGGTACTATACCAAATCAATCTGTCATTTGTAAATGCCTTGATTTACTTCCGCTTTCCGACGAAGCGTTTCCGCTGTTTAATCATCGACGTAGATTGACGTTGGTCAAGGCCGTGAAACTACTTGTCGAAGCCCAACTCAACCAACGAGCAGACCTCGACGAAATTAGCCAGGCCTTACGAGCGAACCGAGAACTTCAGCAAGCAGTAGGTCTAAAATCGATTAGTCCTTCTCAAGTGGTGCGTACACTGGACAATCTACCGCTCGAGGTGTTGCAGCGCGTGTGGCTCCTGCTTACGCAGCAAGTCGCACAGATGTATCCTGAACAAGGCGTTACCGGTCTGGGTAAACTTCATCTCATTGATTCTACGAGTCTGTCTCTCCCTGAACTCGCTGGGAAGTGGGCCTATTGTTCCAAGCATAGTAACGGGGTCAAGGTTCATTTGAAGCTTGTGATTGCAGATAGCGATACGGTGTACCCGACCCAAGTCATTTGCTCGACGCTCGGGGTCGCCGACTCTGAAGTGGCCTTGGATTTAGTCGTCGACAAAGATGCCATTCATGTCTTGGATCGTGGGTATAGGGTGTACCGTTTGTATGAAACTTGGCTGGAGCAAGGTCTGCGGTTTGTCGCACGCATCCAGCAGAACAGCAGAACCCTCGTTCTTCATGAGCGTGAGGTCGCCCCCCATACCCCCGTGTTGCGGGATGCCGATGTGCTTGTGAGTTACAAAAATGCGGAAAAACAACTCGTCGAGGTTCAGCTGCGTTTAGTGGAATATACTGACGAAAAAGGGCGTCAATATCGGGTTATAACCAATGTGTGGGACAAAACGGCCGAGCAGATTAGTGAAATCTATCACCACCGGTGGCTAATTGAGATCTTCTTCAAGTGGATGAAGCAGCATGTTAGCTTGATCCACCTGTATAGTTCACGAGAAAAAGCGGTGTGGAATCAGATCTTTTTAGCACTGATTGGATATGCATTGGTTCTTCTGCTTCGCAATGAGACGGACGCAGCGCAGTCCCCGTGGTCTTTTTTGAAGCTTTTACGGTGCTACATGTGCCAGGCATGGAACCGATTTCTACAAGAACTCCAGCGAAAACCAGAGAAGTTCTCAAAGGGAAGGCAGAAAAAAGGAAAGACAGGTCGTCCCCAAACGAAGCCGAAGAAATATAAGACGGTAAAGAAGTACGCCAACCAGTAA
- a CDS encoding aspartate carbamoyltransferase catalytic subunit: MTLTKVKERSLLGIKELDRSEITGLLNRTAYWDNQSEKLTPILNSHFISNMFFENSTRTRFSFEMAEKRLGAQVLNFTAAASSVEKGESIYDTVRTLESMGIDAGVVRLKPAGVLQQLAEKVSIPLINAGDGNNEHPTQALLDLYTMTKTFGELKGLTVSIIGDIMHSRVARSNLWGLTKLGAKVQFCAPENMKAPELMEYAPYVTIEEALKADVVMMLRVQLERHASGIVLSAADYRRQYGLTEERAAKLAKDTIIMHPAPVNRNVEIDDAVVECSQSRIFPQMSNGVPVRMAVLERALL, encoded by the coding sequence ATGACACTTACCAAGGTAAAGGAACGTAGTCTGCTGGGAATAAAAGAGCTTGATCGGTCGGAAATCACTGGGCTGCTGAACAGAACAGCATACTGGGACAATCAAAGTGAGAAGCTAACTCCCATTTTAAACTCGCATTTTATTTCTAACATGTTCTTTGAGAATAGCACACGCACACGCTTCTCTTTTGAAATGGCAGAGAAACGACTGGGTGCACAAGTACTTAATTTTACGGCTGCAGCTTCTAGTGTAGAAAAAGGGGAGTCGATCTACGATACAGTACGCACACTGGAATCGATGGGGATCGATGCCGGAGTTGTGCGTTTGAAGCCTGCAGGTGTGCTGCAGCAGTTAGCTGAGAAGGTGTCCATACCGCTTATTAATGCAGGCGACGGCAACAATGAACATCCAACGCAAGCACTGCTAGATCTTTACACCATGACAAAAACGTTTGGAGAATTAAAGGGCCTCACGGTTTCTATTATCGGGGACATCATGCATAGCCGGGTAGCACGCTCCAATCTGTGGGGGCTTACAAAGCTGGGGGCTAAAGTGCAATTCTGCGCACCGGAGAATATGAAGGCTCCTGAGCTTATGGAATACGCACCTTATGTAACCATAGAGGAAGCTCTTAAAGCAGATGTGGTCATGATGCTTCGTGTGCAGCTGGAACGCCATGCTTCTGGTATCGTACTTTCCGCGGCAGATTACCGTAGACAGTACGGTTTAACGGAAGAACGCGCAGCTAAGCTCGCAAAAGATACAATCATTATGCATCCAGCTCCGGTTAACCGGAATGTCGAGATTGATGATGCAGTTGTAGAGTGCAGTCAATCAAGGATTTTCCCGCAAATGTCTAATGGGGTGCCGGTTCGGATGGCAGTTCTCGAAAGAGCTTTACTTTAA
- a CDS encoding RluA family pseudouridine synthase: MNDLNKDVNHQAASTSEEERDVTEWTVSAENARERIDKYITESWEEDVSRSQVQLWISGGHVTVNGAPVKANYKLSEGDVVSVVVPEAEVTDLIPENIPLEVVYEDSDVIVINKPRGMVVHPAAGHPSGTLVNALMYHCKDLSGINGEIRPGIVHRIDKDTSGLIMVAKNDASHASLAAQLKEHSVTRRYIAVVHGNLSHDKGTVDAPIGRDPHDRKLYTVTEKNSKKSVTHFTVMERFGDCTLLELQLETGRTHQIRVHMKFIGHPLVGDPIYGRSKGTTMNGQALHAAVLGFIHPSTGEYKEFSVLIPEDMEEVLFTLRSR; the protein is encoded by the coding sequence ATGAATGATTTGAACAAAGACGTCAATCACCAAGCGGCATCTACGAGCGAAGAAGAGAGGGACGTCACGGAATGGACCGTTTCGGCGGAGAATGCGCGGGAGCGAATCGATAAATATATTACGGAATCTTGGGAAGAGGATGTTTCCCGTTCTCAGGTACAGTTATGGATCAGCGGTGGTCATGTTACGGTTAATGGTGCACCAGTGAAAGCCAACTATAAGCTCTCGGAAGGCGATGTAGTTTCCGTTGTCGTTCCTGAAGCAGAAGTGACGGATTTGATCCCGGAGAATATCCCCCTTGAAGTTGTCTATGAGGACAGCGATGTCATTGTGATTAATAAGCCACGTGGTATGGTTGTGCACCCAGCAGCTGGGCATCCGTCAGGCACCTTGGTGAATGCACTGATGTATCACTGCAAGGATCTATCCGGTATTAACGGTGAGATTCGTCCAGGTATTGTACACCGTATTGATAAGGATACCTCTGGTCTTATTATGGTGGCTAAGAATGATGCCAGTCACGCGTCGCTCGCAGCACAGCTTAAAGAGCACAGTGTAACACGCCGCTATATAGCAGTCGTACACGGCAATTTATCGCATGATAAAGGAACGGTTGATGCTCCGATCGGTAGAGATCCACATGATCGTAAGCTGTATACTGTTACGGAAAAGAACAGCAAGAAATCTGTGACCCATTTTACAGTGATGGAACGTTTCGGTGACTGTACACTGCTGGAGCTGCAGCTTGAGACCGGCCGTACGCATCAGATTAGAGTGCATATGAAATTCATTGGTCATCCGCTTGTTGGCGATCCGATTTATGGACGTAGCAAAGGAACGACTATGAATGGACAGGCATTGCATGCAGCAGTGCTTGGATTTATACATCCTTCTACGGGTGAATATAAAGAATTTAGTGTGCTAATTCCGGAGGACATGGAAGAAGTTCTGTTCACATTGCGCAGCAGATAA
- a CDS encoding LL-diaminopimelate aminotransferase translates to MSIEQYQDSFIQTNFADRIGGANYGKDTSIYKFEKIKRAKASAKQDFPDIELIDMGVGEPDEMADAGIVAKLAEEAAKEENRGYADNGIAEFKTAAAEYLREVFRVEGIDPVTEVVHSIGSKPALAMLPSCFINPGDITIMTVPGYPVLGTHTKYLGGQVFTVELKKENNFLPDLNEIPEEVAHKAKLLYLNYPNNPTGASATPEFFAEVVAWAKKYDVVVIHDAPYAALTYDGLKPLSFLSVPGAKDVGVELHSLSKSYNMTGWRIGFVAGNPLVVKAFSDVKDNNDSGQFIAIQKAAAYGLAHPEITEAIAAKYSRRHNLLVDALNSLGFKAEKPKGSFFLYVAAPKGVKGGRRFESGEDFSQFLIREKLISTVPWDDAGPFVRFSVTFIAKGEEEERRVISEIQRRLSDVEFEF, encoded by the coding sequence ATGAGTATCGAACAATACCAAGATAGCTTCATTCAGACTAATTTTGCAGACCGCATCGGCGGTGCGAATTACGGCAAAGATACCTCGATTTATAAATTCGAGAAAATCAAACGTGCCAAAGCATCCGCAAAACAGGATTTTCCTGATATTGAACTGATCGATATGGGCGTAGGCGAGCCAGATGAGATGGCAGATGCAGGTATCGTCGCTAAGCTTGCTGAAGAAGCAGCTAAGGAAGAGAACCGTGGTTATGCGGATAACGGAATTGCTGAGTTTAAGACAGCTGCTGCTGAATATTTGCGGGAAGTATTCCGTGTTGAAGGCATCGATCCAGTTACGGAGGTAGTTCACTCTATCGGATCTAAGCCTGCGCTAGCGATGTTGCCTTCTTGCTTCATCAATCCTGGTGATATCACGATCATGACGGTGCCAGGTTATCCAGTGCTAGGTACACATACTAAATACTTGGGTGGACAAGTATTTACAGTGGAGCTGAAGAAGGAGAATAACTTCCTTCCAGATCTGAACGAAATTCCTGAAGAGGTTGCTCATAAAGCTAAACTTCTTTATTTGAACTATCCAAACAATCCAACGGGCGCTAGTGCGACTCCTGAGTTTTTTGCTGAGGTAGTTGCATGGGCTAAAAAATACGATGTTGTTGTCATTCATGACGCACCATATGCTGCCCTGACTTATGATGGGTTGAAGCCTCTTAGCTTCCTCTCTGTGCCGGGTGCTAAGGATGTTGGCGTGGAACTACATTCCCTTTCCAAGTCCTACAATATGACAGGTTGGAGAATCGGCTTTGTTGCCGGGAATCCGTTAGTTGTTAAAGCATTCAGTGATGTGAAGGATAATAACGATTCCGGTCAATTTATCGCGATTCAAAAAGCTGCGGCCTATGGCCTTGCTCATCCAGAGATTACTGAAGCGATTGCTGCCAAGTATTCACGTCGTCACAATCTGCTGGTTGATGCACTGAATAGTCTAGGCTTTAAAGCTGAGAAACCAAAGGGTTCCTTCTTCCTTTATGTTGCTGCACCGAAGGGTGTCAAAGGCGGTCGTCGTTTTGAATCTGGTGAGGATTTCTCCCAATTCCTGATTCGTGAGAAGCTAATCTCCACCGTGCCTTGGGATGATGCAGGTCCGTTTGTACGTTTCTCTGTTACCTTTATTGCTAAAGGTGAAGAGGAAGAAAGACGTGTAATCTCTGAAATCCAAAGACGTCTAAGCGATGTGGAATTTGAATTTTAA
- a CDS encoding DUF5665 domain-containing protein: MPLEEKMNTMYRLTFEWAHILEKSRIYQYTELLYSPWNLIWRNILYGAARGVGIALGFTFFAATIIYVLQWLGALNLPIIGDYIADIVRIVQRQLEFK; encoded by the coding sequence ATTCCACTGGAAGAAAAAATGAATACGATGTATCGATTAACCTTTGAATGGGCCCATATATTAGAGAAATCACGAATTTATCAGTATACGGAGCTATTATATTCACCTTGGAATCTAATTTGGCGAAATATCTTATATGGAGCGGCTCGTGGAGTGGGGATCGCGTTGGGCTTTACTTTTTTTGCGGCGACGATCATTTATGTCCTTCAGTGGCTTGGAGCGCTTAATCTACCGATCATCGGAGATTATATTGCGGATATTGTGCGAATTGTACAGCGTCAACTGGAATTCAAATAA
- a CDS encoding TraR/DksA C4-type zinc finger protein, with product MTHLTVQQLSELRARLEKDRDTIQQRLQNNEHYGLQESMRDGTGELSENDNHPGDAATDLFNRSMDISLLERDEHELDDIEAALSAMDEGTYGICKASGKPIPFERLSAIPSTLYCKEHAPRQNAPFTRPVEEEFLSPPFGRTSLDERDDQNGFDGEDAWQIVESYGNSDSPAMAEGSNIDSYNDMEIEADELEGCVEPWENFIATDITGNHLIVVQGRSYERYKDSGEGSYMLDPLEGEE from the coding sequence ATGACGCACCTGACAGTACAGCAGCTCTCAGAGCTGCGCGCTCGATTAGAAAAAGATCGTGATACTATTCAGCAAAGGCTTCAGAATAATGAGCATTATGGATTACAGGAATCCATGCGGGATGGCACTGGAGAGCTCTCTGAGAATGACAACCACCCAGGGGATGCAGCCACTGATCTGTTTAACCGCTCCATGGACATTTCATTATTAGAACGGGACGAGCATGAGCTGGATGATATTGAAGCTGCTCTCTCCGCTATGGATGAAGGCACATATGGAATATGTAAGGCGAGCGGTAAACCGATTCCCTTTGAGCGTTTATCCGCCATTCCCTCCACGCTTTACTGTAAGGAGCATGCCCCACGTCAAAATGCGCCTTTTACTCGGCCGGTAGAAGAAGAATTTTTGTCTCCTCCATTTGGGCGTACTAGTCTCGATGAGCGAGATGATCAAAACGGTTTTGACGGTGAGGATGCCTGGCAGATTGTAGAAAGCTATGGCAACTCCGATTCCCCCGCCATGGCGGAGGGCAGCAATATTGACTCTTATAATGATATGGAGATCGAAGCTGATGAGCTGGAAGGCTGCGTGGAGCCTTGGGAGAACTTTATCGCTACTGATATTACAGGCAACCATTTAATTGTAGTTCAGGGACGTAGCTATGAGCGTTATAAGGATAGCGGTGAGGGAAGTTACATGCTTGATCCGCTCGAAGGCGAGGAGTAA
- the lspA gene encoding signal peptidase II: MVYYLIALIVFLVDQGTKYLIATRLEIGEQIPVIGNFFLITSHRNRGAAFGILQGQQWFFFLVTVVVVAGIVWYLNKTRHSQKMLSVALGLVLGGAIGNFLDRMISGEVVDFLLFNFGSYSFPIFNVADSCIVIGVGLILLDSFRDLKNGEEITEIKEVKEAKEVKEGNE; the protein is encoded by the coding sequence GTGGTGTACTATTTGATTGCTCTTATTGTATTTTTGGTGGATCAGGGAACGAAATATCTCATTGCCACACGTCTGGAGATTGGGGAACAGATTCCGGTTATCGGAAATTTTTTCCTGATTACCTCTCATCGTAATCGCGGGGCTGCTTTTGGGATTCTACAAGGGCAGCAATGGTTCTTCTTTTTAGTTACGGTTGTAGTGGTTGCAGGCATCGTTTGGTACTTGAACAAGACTAGACATTCGCAGAAGATGTTGTCTGTTGCCCTTGGGCTTGTTCTGGGTGGAGCGATTGGTAACTTCCTGGACCGGATGATTAGTGGTGAGGTCGTCGATTTCCTTCTGTTTAATTTTGGAAGCTATAGCTTCCCAATTTTTAACGTAGCGGATTCTTGTATCGTCATTGGGGTTGGGCTGATTCTTCTGGATTCATTCCGCGATCTTAAGAACGGTGAAGAAATCACGGAAATCAAAGAAGTAAAAGAAGCAAAGGAAGTAAAAGAAGGGAATGAATGA